The Streptomyces sp. 11x1 genomic sequence CTGCGCGAGAAGCCCCACCGGGCCCGCACCCGGTCACGAACCCGCGGCCCCGAGACCTTGACCGGCAGTTACTCGGCCCCGTCGGCGGACGCCGCCCCCTTGCGGCGTTTGCGGTGGGTGTACGCCGTGACGGCGGACCACAGATCGCGGCGGTCCACCTCGGGCCACGGCTGGTCCGTGAAGTGGAGCTCCGCGTAGTGGGCGTGCCAGGGCAGGAAGTTGGACGTGCGGATCTCACCGCTGGTGCGCCACAGGAGGTCCACGTCGGGCAGGGCGTGATGAGGCAGGTGCGCGGCGAAGAGCTGTTCGGAGACCCGGGCGGGATCGACCTCGCCCGCGAGCGCGGCACGCGCCAACGCCGCCCCCGCCTGGGCGAGTTCGGCCCGGCCGCCGTAGTTGACGCAGACGTTGAGCGTGAGGCCGGTACGGTTGCGGGTGGCGTGCTCCTGGGCGCGGAGGACCTCCACCACGTCCTCCGGGAGGCCGTCGGGAGAGCCGACCCAGCGCAGTCGTACGTCGTGGTCGAGCAGTTCACCGTCGAGCAGCTCGGCGCGCATGATCGCGAAGAGTTTGGAGACCTCGTCGGGCGACCGCTTCCAGTTCTCGGTGGAGAAGGCGTAGACCGTCAGATGGGCGAGGCCGATCTCCAGCGCGCCCTGGACGACGTCGCGCAGGGCCACCGCTCCGGCCCGGTGGCCCTCGTCGCGGGGCAGCCCGAGCCCGGTGGCCCAGCGTCCGTTGCCGTCCATGACGATGGCCACGTGCCGGGGCAGGTGCGCCTCGGCTATGGCCGGCGGGCGGGCGCCGTCGCGGTGCGGGCGCGGGGGCAGCGGCGGTTCGGCGATCCGCGTGACGAGCCGTTCGGGGCCGGTGAGGGGGCCCGGAGCCGAGGCGTCCCCGGCGCCGCCGCCGGCCGACGCGCCTCCGGCCGTCCGCACCGGCATGTCGTCCCTGCCCGGCGGCAGCGTCAGCCGCCACACCACGGCGGCTCGGGCTCGGGCCGGGCCCACGATCCGCCACTCGGTGTGCCGGGGCACGCGTACCGGGCGGTGCAGGACGGCCGAGCCGGAGCGTTCGATCGCGTCCAGCTCCGCGCCGAAGAGTTCGACCGCGGTGTCGAGCACGATGGCGGGGCCCAGCGGCAGCGTGTTCCGCAGCGCCCGGCGGGAGCTCTCCAACCACTGCCGGGCCTGGTCGACGAGGTGCGCGACCAGCCGCCGTACGGCCGGGGTCCACGCGCGGGAGATCAGCTCGTCCCGGGTCACACCGTGGCGGTCGAGGACCTCGGTGGGGAACCACACCTGCCCGGCGTCAAGGTCCTCGGGGAGGTCGCGGAGCATGTCGGCGAGGAAGAGACCGTCCACGAACCGGGTGAAGCCCGGGAGGTCGCGCAGTCGCACGGGGACGGGCAGTCCGGAGCGGACCAGCATGCGCATCAACTGTTCGGGCCAGCTGACGTTCTGGGCGTGGGCTCGCTCCCGCCACTCCTGCCAGGTCGCGACACCCTCGCGGGCCTCGTCCCCCTGGACGGCGTCCAGGGCTCCCAGCAGATCCGCGGGGTCGAGCCCCCAGTGCCAGACCGCGTCGGTCAGCGCGAGTCGTACCGGGTCGTCGCTGGTGCCGCTCGCCAGGTCGGCCTCCAGCGCGGTCCGCCACTCCTGAAGCCGCCTGCTCCGCTCCTCCGGCGTGCCCTCGGTGGAGTCGAGCAGGTCGTCGGCGGAGGCGAGAGCGGCGTACAGGGCCCAGCACGCGGGGCGGACCGTCGGCGGCATCAGCTGCATGAGCGCGTACTCGGTGGGCCGGGTCGTGCGGACCAGGTGGCGGCACTCGTCGTACGCGGCGTCGAGGGCCGACCGCTCTCGACCGGACCGCCCGGCGGATCCGGCAGCTGACCGCGTTCCGGACCACGTGGTGCTGCGACGCATGGGAAACCCCACATACCTTCGACTGGGACC encodes the following:
- the uppS gene encoding polyprenyl diphosphate synthase, whose protein sequence is MRRSTTWSGTRSAAGSAGRSGRERSALDAAYDECRHLVRTTRPTEYALMQLMPPTVRPACWALYAALASADDLLDSTEGTPEERSRRLQEWRTALEADLASGTSDDPVRLALTDAVWHWGLDPADLLGALDAVQGDEAREGVATWQEWRERAHAQNVSWPEQLMRMLVRSGLPVPVRLRDLPGFTRFVDGLFLADMLRDLPEDLDAGQVWFPTEVLDRHGVTRDELISRAWTPAVRRLVAHLVDQARQWLESSRRALRNTLPLGPAIVLDTAVELFGAELDAIERSGSAVLHRPVRVPRHTEWRIVGPARARAAVVWRLTLPPGRDDMPVRTAGGASAGGGAGDASAPGPLTGPERLVTRIAEPPLPPRPHRDGARPPAIAEAHLPRHVAIVMDGNGRWATGLGLPRDEGHRAGAVALRDVVQGALEIGLAHLTVYAFSTENWKRSPDEVSKLFAIMRAELLDGELLDHDVRLRWVGSPDGLPEDVVEVLRAQEHATRNRTGLTLNVCVNYGGRAELAQAGAALARAALAGEVDPARVSEQLFAAHLPHHALPDVDLLWRTSGEIRTSNFLPWHAHYAELHFTDQPWPEVDRRDLWSAVTAYTHRKRRKGAASADGAE